Sequence from the Coturnix japonica isolate 7356 chromosome Z, Coturnix japonica 2.1, whole genome shotgun sequence genome:
ttttttttttgcccatgTTGTTTTGACATTTCAGCCTGTTCCTGATGAATCACCAGCCAAGAGAATTCTATTAAGGAGCTTTTCCAATTTCCTCCTTCTCAGACAATCCTCTCCCTCTATCCTGGGGACCAGGTTCACCTCCTGCAGACTCTGGATGGAGGGAGGAGCACACCATGCACCGGCTGGGAGCTGGGGCCTCCCCCAGGCAGACCCTGTGTGCTGCCTCCTGGTGCCCTCAGCGCACACGGAGCCTCCGGTGCCCTCCGCTCcactcagctccctgctgtgctcccccAGCCTTGCCCTGAGCCCTGCCCGGGGTCTCCTtgctctcacacacacacgctGGTGCTACCTCTTGTTTTGGTGAGCACACTGTTCTCGCATCAAAGCTGGTGGATGCAATGCAGGATGTACAGCGCTCAGCACACCGGCGCTTCGCCTTCAACTCCTTCTCACAGTTATTCTCCAAGTGCCAGTTATCacttttatccttttcttccacattcATCTCATTCTTTAGAACTCTAAGCCTACCCACCCCGCTGCCAACCCCTCATTCCAGCTGTGCATCCAGCTGGTTGCTCAGCATCCTTACGCCCCCCTCCACCTGTACCCTTCAGCTTGATCCTCCacttctgtctgtctgtggAAGCATGGATGGTTTGTACAgccttaaagcccacccagttccaacccactTGCCATGGGCAGTGCTGCCAGGGCCTCACTCAAGTCCTCCGTTGTACCGGGCTGTCCGGGCTCGGTCCGTGTGTCCGGGGGCGGGATGCGCCGAGCCGGGATCGGGCGCTGACGCACGTCGGGGCGGGCGCGGAGCTATAAAGGCAGCGGGGAGCGTTGGGAGCCGGCAGCACCATGGAGAGCTGCCGGGCGCTGGCGCTCTGCGCCGTGGCGGCCGCGCTGCTGCTCAGCGCCCGCGGGCAGGGACCGGCACCGCCCCGCAGGGACCGCGACCTCGGGCCGAACGGAGCCGGAACGTCCCGGGAGAAGGAGCtggtggggttatggggggtcATGGGGGGTCTGAACGGGGCGGGGGGGCGGGAGACGGCGGAGAGCTGACGGGACTGTGGGTCTCTCGGCAGATCGAGGcgctgcaggaggtgctggagaagctgaagaGCAAGAGGGTGCCGCACTACGAGAAGAAGTTCGGGCAGGTGCCGATGGTGAGAGGGAGACGGGACGGAGACGGGAGGGATGGGCGGGATGGGAGCGGGGCGAGAATAGACGGGACGGCTCGGGGTCCGGGCAGAACTCTGAGCCCTGTCCGCATCCTGCAGTGCGACGCCGGGGAGCAGTGCGCCGTGAGGAAGGGGGCCCGCATCGGGAAGCTCTGCGACTGCCCGCGGGGCACCTCGTGCAACTCCTTCCTGCTCAAGTGCCTGTGAGCGGCGGCACCGGCACGGGGCAGCGTCCGCCCGACACCGCCCAGACATCCGACACCCGTGGAGCCgttctccctcctgccctctcCCCGGCCCTCCTCTCCCCGTTTGGTTTTCGTCCGTTCAGGAAAAGCCCGGCTCGTTCCTCCCCGGGACGTCCGCAGGCCGCGGGGCTCAGGGTTCCCCGGTGGCTGCGGGGCGGTaggagcagggctgagcccGACGGGCCCCGATCGCCTCCTGCTCGGACCCCCGACGCCGGGACGGGGGGCAGCAGCGGCGCCGAGCAACGGGGAAGACCCGCGGCTGATGGCGGCAGGGGGGCGGCAGGGGGAACCGTCGGGGGAACCGTCTCTTTATCGGAGCCACCGTGAAGAGGGAGCTATCTGGATCCGTCGCAAACTACCAGGGGATATCCCAGCCGCCTCAACCAAATTTCTCACGTTTCTACGATGAACTGATGTACATAAATATGTCTGTCCTACGCTGGTACACTGTGCGTTTCGAGGAACTCATAACGTGGTTTAATCCTGTGTTCGTCTCTGTTAATAAAGTCACCGTTCTGATGATAGTGTTTGGGGAAAAGTGTTGATTTCACGCCCGGGATCCACAGGTTACGGAGctgaggctgtggctgtgccaCCGCCTTGGCTTCTTCCTCCTGTAAAGGGGGATCTGGAAAGCAAATTCCTGCCTGTCCCCTCAGCGACAACTCCTGTGTGGGTGTCCGTACCACAACcagctgctgttatttctgccAGCAGAAGTGGAGGAAAAGTGCTCCTCCAAACAGCCTTCATACCTGGTGCTAAGGAGGGCAAATTTAGGTGTGAGAGACAGAGAtttgtgaggaaaaacaaaaagagagagatttctgCAAGGCATttgtttgtgttgctgttgaAGTACACAAAGgagacaggaacagaaaaatggaCCACagataaaaaggaaggaagaaaggaaaaaagcaccGGTGTGTTCTTTAGTACTGTTGTTTTCTTGGATGAGGAGAAGCTCTTCTTAGAACAGAGATTAAACAGCTGGAAACACACAAAGGAAGCATAAGAGTGGGGGCCATGCACAGGCACACAGTGTATGCTGCAGGACGTGTGTGCAAAGAAGGACAGGAGAGAAGCTGCAAGTGGTGGGAATGTGGGGAAGAGCACAGAGTCACAAAGAGCACGGAGGGAAGTGAGCAGGGAGGCATTTTCCAGGCACAGGTGGCAGCCCACTGACTGCAACTTCCACGGCCATAGGAGAGGTGCAATGGGGCACTGAGCAGGGCATGCCTGAGCTGGTGACTGCACTTCTGGGCGGCTTTATGGTGCTGCCCAGAGACACTGTGGGGAcatttgctcttcatttctcATGGAGTGATGTAGAATAATGAAttaatctgtttatttatttgtttgggttGTCTGTGTCTCCATTTACTCtcttttctccatctcctccccccccctcctttatttcctcctctttgcttcttcgcttccctcagtgctgcccagccATGTGCCCTGTGGGCTGATGTCTCGGGCCGGACCTGGGGGGGCAAAGCGGGGTTAGATACCGTTCAATATCCTCATTAACGGCCTGGACGATGCTCTGAACTCCGTGTAGTCGGCGGGCAGTACAGAGCCGTCAAGCGCAGAAGATGAAGATCGTCGGTCTCTGCTGCCACCTACGGCTGGATGGAGGAAACGGGACAACGGGATCCCGGTGACACTTGGATGGAGGGGCAGCCCCACCAACAGGGCCGGCTCCCTTGGCCCAGGCGGGAGGGTCGAGCGCTGCCGCAATGCTGAGGAGCGCAGCGCTTAATAGAAAGTTGAGATGGCCTCTCAGAAGTCAAATAAGCCTCAAAGTTCTCTTTAGAAAGGGCTTTAACTCTGTTATCTCAGTTATTACGTTCATTTTCTGCCCACCTCGCTGCTCCAGGCAGTCACTGCCGTTATCTTGGGCTCCTCAGGAGCTCTGGAGCTTCTGGATGCTCCCAGTGCAGagttttacaagcacagcatgcaggttCCAGTTCAgtgctggtgaaaatacatGGCCCttggtggtgactgtgttgaaaagtCTGCTTATGAGAGTGgacagtgataagacaagggggaatggctttaactgagacaggggaagtttaggtcggatattaggaggaagttttcagaaggtggtgacgcactggaacaggttgcccaaggaggctgtggatgccccatccctgcaggcattcaaggccaggctggatgtggctctgggcagcctgggctggtggttggtgaccctgcacatagcagggggttgaaattgGATGAGCAATGGGGTTTTtttcaactcaaaccattctatgatgctatcATTCTATGAGTCTGTCGCGCAAAACGCCACATACACGGTCCTTTGCTGCCctctgctgtgggatgggggtAGAACCGAACAGGAAAATCAAGAACTCGTGGATGGGCATAAGAGTTCAAtaaacaggggaaaaagaaggtaaagaaaaggaaacaacagcaacacaaaacgGTAACAGTGACAGCGAGAACTAACAAAGCAAGGGCTGCCCAGCACAACTGCTCAGCACCAGCTGGACAATGCCCAGATAGCTCCAAGGAGAGGCAGCCACTCCAGCCATCTTTGCAATTTATTGTTAGCATGGTACTACGTGGCATGGAGCATCCCTTTAGCTGCTTAAATaagctgtcctggttctgtcccctcccagcaaTCTGTGTCCCCTCCAGTCCCTTCCCTGtctgagcagcaggagaagctgaaaagtcCTTGACTCTGCAGCACTGATGAATCATGGACAAATCTTCTGTATGTTATCAATGCTGCTTTCATCCTAAGtccaaaacaaagcatcatATCAAGCAAAAGTAACTTTAATCCAGGGAAAACCATCACAAAACATGCCCAGGGTGATGCTGGTGCTCATCTGGGAAGACTGCCTGCTCAGCACCTTTGTGTATTGATGTATTCTCAATCTCTCTTGCTGACAGTCCTGTGAAAAACAAGGGACCTTGCTAGTCCACAGAACCCACTTCAGTGACTGGATTTGATCTATTGATCACTAATGTCTGTAGACAGCTCTGCAGGTATAGAGATCTACAGATCATCAGAGTACAgaggctgctgctcttttttccttagtGTTACTGCACCTGTGAAAAGTCAGAGCTTCTGAGTGCCTGAGATGTTATGGGAGTGTTTTTCTATGGGAAAACTTTGCAGAAATTCAGTCagaatattaataaaacaaaattcacCTCAGATATTACCCATCTGCCCTTCACATGAGTATCAGTCATAGGTTTTAAAGATGATAGTCTTAGCTTGAAGACGTTTCTGGTGGGGCTGGAAACAAGAAGTTGCTGTGAACCAGCTCAAGTGTTTTGTCAAGGCCCTTCAGGACAAGCATGCAATGATGAAGAATGATTTTTGGTATCTCACACTGTTACCATTACCAGAATTAGTTACACAGTAAACTGCTTGTTCTTCAAGGTGAGTTGAAGAGTGAGTTCTTTTTTCTAAATTCAGGCTGAAAACTGCTTGAATGAGATGCCATTTTCCAAACCATTCTCAGACATCACAGCAGATATTACAGAGAACAGAGCATCAGAGAACcttgaagaaggaaggaggggtggtGGCATGGCAATCTATGTTAGAGAATGCTTTGATACTGCTGAGCTTTAGTCTGGGAATGATAAGGTTGAGTCTCTATGGGTAAGGACCAGGGGAATGCCAACAACACTGGCATCCTGGTGAGGGTCTATTATAGGCTGCCTAAtcaggatgaagagacagaCGAGGTATTCTACAAACAGCTGGCAGAAGTTGCATGATCACCAGCCCTTGTTCTCATGGGGAGCTTCAGCTTCCCTGATATATGCTGGAAATACAACACAGTGCAGAAGAAGCTGTTTATGAGGTTTCCAGAATGTATGGAAGATAAAATCCTGACGCAGATGGTAAGAGAGGGTAGGTGCCCCACTACTCCTGCTGCTCACAAACAAAGAAggactggtgggagatgtggaggtcAGGAGCTGTCTTGGgcagagtgaccatgaaatggtagagTTCTTGATTCTTGGTGAAGTCAGGAGAGgggcagcaaaactgctaccttggaGGATGGACTTTGAACTGTTCAGGACACTGGTAGGGAGGCTGAGCTTCTCAATGCTTTCTTTCCACCTGTCTTTGAAAGTCAGACCAGTTTTTATCCTTGGGATACTCTGCACCCTGATCTTAAAGTCCtggatggggagcagaataaacTCCCCACGATTCAACTGGAAGCAGAGATTTAGAGACCTACTACTCTACGTGGACAGACACacccatggggctggatgggatccATTTGAGGGTGCTGAGAGTGCCACTAGAAGTGATATCCATGTCACCTTCCGTCATCTGCCAGTGTTCCTGGTCAAACAGAGAAGTCTTAGAGTACAGGGGGCTTGTCAGTGTAGCTTCCATCTGTGGGAATcgaatgttgtttctgcatcaGAACAAGATAagaattttcttaatttcatggCCTCTGCTACAATTTGGGTTCTTTACTAGAACTAATAGTTCTTTCAGGGGTCTTTCTACTTTATTGGGGTTCTCTGATAGTTTTCATTGCTTATCCTCTAGATAAACCTTCCCCAACAACGCATACTCAGTATATAAGTAAagtaatatatacatatatacatacatacatatccATAGAGATTAGGTAGATGGAGTAAGTTATAAGCACAAAGACTGAAGCTCCTGTCTGTCCATTGCAACTGttaataaaatctgcttttatcagagatactGTCCTGATGAAATTATTTGGATATTTCCAAcacatctacaagaagggtcataaggaggatctgggaagctacaggcctgtcagtctGGCCTCAttgccagggaaggttatggagaAGATCACCCTGAGGGAGATCATCATAGTATCgtagtatcacagtctcgtgcgggtt
This genomic interval carries:
- the CARTPT gene encoding cocaine- and amphetamine-regulated transcript protein; translation: MESCRALALCAVAAALLLSARGQGPAPPRRDRDLGPNGAGTSREKELIEALQEVLEKLKSKRVPHYEKKFGQVPMCDAGEQCAVRKGARIGKLCDCPRGTSCNSFLLKCL